A genomic window from Salvia miltiorrhiza cultivar Shanhuang (shh) chromosome 5, IMPLAD_Smil_shh, whole genome shotgun sequence includes:
- the LOC130987198 gene encoding probable WRKY transcription factor 17, whose amino-acid sequence MAVDLLGYRNLNRHAPPVQEAAPAGFKSMQQLILAASHQNQPSNFTVFSSQKVSSNVNRTGHARFRRALVQPEPALPPVQYSEPRDSGSHQLQTLNLFSDSPASAAAAAPARALDLSKEMIGDDVLSLSATVSTSGNSSATFASTITGEGSVSNGKSGALSTVPISAGKPPLSGKRCREHDNISGKISDSSRCHCKKRKYRVKRTIRVPAVSSKVSDIPADEYSWRKYGQKPIKGSPHPRGYYKCSTVKGCPARKHVERARDDPTMVIVTYEGEHRHAKQEIPAAVENAKATTSL is encoded by the exons ATGGCCGTCGATTTGCTCGGCTACCGGAATCTCAACCGCCATGCGCCGCCGGTCCAAGAAGCCGCTCCAGCTGGTTTCAAATCGATGCAACAATTAATCCTTGCTGCTTCTCACCAAAATCAGCCGTCGAATTTCACGGTTTTCAGCTCGCAAAAGGTCAGTTCAAACGTGAATCGAACCGGTCACGCCCGCTTCCGGCGCGCTCTGGTTCAGCCTGAACCAGCTTTGCCTCCGGTTCAGTATTCTGAACCCCGGGACTCCGGTTCGCACCAACTTCAGACGCTAAACCTATTCTCCGATTCCCCCGCCTCGGCGGCAGCGGCTGCTCCAGCGCGAGCGCTTGATCTCTCTAAGGAGATGATCGGCGACGATGTTTTGAGCTTGTCGGCGACGGTATCGACGTCGGGGAACTCATCTGCGACTTTCGCGTCGACGATTACCGGCGAAGGCAGCGTGTCGAATGGTAAGAGCGGGGCGCTGTCGACAGTCCCGATCTCCGCCGGTAAGCCGCCGCTCTCCGGGAAGAGATGCCGCGAACATGATAACATCTCCGGCAAAATCTCCGATTCTTCCCGCTGCCATTGCAAAAAGAG GAAATATAGGGTGAAGAGAACAATTAGGGTTCCGGCAGTCAGCTCAAAAGTTTCCGATATTCCGGCGGACGAGTATTCATGGAGAAAATACGGCCAGAAGCCGATCAAAGGCTCGCCACACCCACG GGGTTACTACAAGTGCAGCACGGTGAAGGGATGTCCGGCGAGGAAACACGTGGAAAGAGCGAGAGACGATCCGACGATGGTGATCGTCACCTACGAGGGGGAGCACCGGCACGCGAAGCAGGAGATACCCGCCGCGGTGGAGAATGCAAAGGCGACTACTTCGTTGTAA